The following proteins are encoded in a genomic region of Candidatus Poribacteria bacterium:
- a CDS encoding site-specific DNA-methyltransferase: MTFELLTASFGNLQASSKNEIQPETAELRDKIAALDAELTEDFKTQFSIAPFLSRKIVSFQGNKGKPAYSWYKYKEAFSAEFVEYFLGNYASRMSGRVLDPFAGIGTTLFAASAQGIPADGIELLPVGQEIMRARLLSERELTSNDIATLEHWMKSLPWRGFSEKVPFSTIRITENAYPPETVEAIEQYRGALQQENGKIQAILRLALLCILESVSYTRKDGQYLRWDARSGKQRPGTKAFNKGEILNFDAAITVKLKEILSDIRDVQMPVTFSPVKPTMADIRLFEGSCLEVLPSFETATYGAVMTSPPYCNRYDYTRTYALELTMLELTQAEVFHLRQQMLSCTVENREKDLLTIRPQWEPFIEVANQQKLLAAINVYLQHEKDSGTLNNSGIPRMVRGYFSEMACVIGECARILKPNARLFMVNDNVRYAGVGISVDMILSDIARSLGFEIERILVVPAKKGNSSQQMGTYGRVPLRKCVYIWRKR, encoded by the coding sequence ATGACATTTGAACTTTTAACAGCAAGTTTTGGAAACCTACAAGCTTCGTCCAAAAACGAAATTCAGCCAGAAACTGCCGAACTTCGCGACAAAATCGCCGCACTGGACGCTGAACTCACCGAGGACTTTAAAACACAATTCTCAATAGCCCCATTTTTGTCTCGGAAAATTGTCAGTTTTCAGGGAAACAAAGGTAAGCCTGCCTACAGTTGGTACAAATACAAGGAAGCCTTTTCAGCGGAATTTGTTGAATATTTTCTGGGTAATTACGCGAGCCGAATGTCGGGAAGGGTCCTTGATCCGTTTGCGGGGATAGGAACAACCTTGTTCGCTGCAAGTGCCCAAGGAATTCCTGCTGATGGTATAGAATTGCTGCCTGTAGGCCAGGAGATTATGCGTGCCCGCCTCTTGTCAGAAAGAGAACTGACATCGAACGACATCGCCACACTTGAACACTGGATGAAATCTCTACCTTGGAGAGGATTCTCGGAAAAGGTTCCGTTTAGCACCATCAGGATTACGGAGAATGCTTATCCGCCGGAGACGGTAGAAGCGATTGAACAGTATAGAGGGGCACTTCAACAAGAAAATGGGAAAATTCAAGCAATCTTGAGACTTGCACTTCTGTGCATTTTAGAGAGCGTTAGTTACACCCGAAAAGATGGACAATACCTACGTTGGGACGCTCGTTCCGGTAAGCAACGACCAGGGACAAAAGCTTTCAACAAAGGCGAGATTCTCAATTTCGATGCTGCGATAACTGTCAAACTCAAAGAAATTTTATCGGATATCCGCGATGTTCAGATGCCTGTAACATTCTCACCTGTTAAGCCGACAATGGCAGATATTCGGTTATTTGAAGGCTCATGTCTTGAAGTTCTTCCGTCCTTTGAAACAGCTACTTATGGTGCGGTTATGACTTCGCCACCTTATTGCAACCGGTACGATTACACTCGGACTTATGCACTTGAACTCACTATGTTGGAATTGACTCAAGCAGAGGTCTTTCATCTGCGGCAGCAGATGCTGAGTTGCACTGTAGAAAACAGGGAGAAGGATTTACTGACAATCCGTCCGCAGTGGGAGCCTTTTATAGAAGTAGCTAACCAACAGAAATTGCTTGCAGCAATAAATGTCTATCTGCAACACGAAAAGGACTCTGGGACATTAAACAACAGTGGCATTCCGCGGATGGTTCGTGGATATTTTTCTGAAATGGCATGTGTTATTGGTGAATGTGCTCGCATCTTAAAACCAAATGCCCGTCTTTTCATGGTAAACGACAATGTCCGATATGCAGGAGTTGGAATCTCCGTGGATATGATTTTATCTGATATCGCGCGATCTCTCGGTTTTGAGATAGAAAGAATTCTGGTGGTGCCAGCGAAAAAGGGAAATAGCAGCCAACAAATGGGAACGTATGGGCGCGTGCCGCTTCGGAAATGTGTGTATATCTGGAGAAAAAGGTAA
- a CDS encoding restriction endonuclease produces MSYLRHLSTNADLVTAAEEIRSGFVALALERNRQATPFVEQARALKVSAMSAKRPRDLLEIEGIRTALLAAAGFSDKATKQTEKKDQTSAIQDFIEKFLEPAGSHFVEELVYRFLLTRGDSLGGSMRNIAGKLAERKVTRAIISALTLTGTTYQWLSAVSNTWLTGGSNDVDIELSLKALSWKKHEETRTLIYNRTIPLVRKNIAISSFGIG; encoded by the coding sequence ATGTCATATCTTCGACACTTATCCACGAATGCCGATCTCGTAACTGCTGCTGAGGAAATTCGCTCTGGTTTTGTGGCATTAGCTTTGGAACGGAACCGTCAAGCAACCCCTTTTGTCGAGCAAGCGCGGGCATTGAAAGTTTCGGCAATGTCTGCTAAACGTCCTAGGGATCTACTTGAAATTGAAGGAATACGAACAGCCTTACTGGCTGCAGCCGGGTTTTCGGATAAAGCAACTAAGCAGACCGAAAAGAAAGATCAAACAAGCGCGATTCAAGATTTCATAGAGAAATTTTTAGAGCCAGCAGGATCTCATTTTGTTGAGGAATTAGTTTATCGATTTCTGTTGACGCGTGGGGATTCGTTAGGTGGTTCGATGCGAAACATCGCAGGCAAACTGGCAGAAAGAAAAGTTACCCGAGCAATCATTTCTGCCCTGACGTTAACTGGAACCACTTATCAATGGCTTAGTGCTGTAAGTAACACATGGCTTACCGGAGGTAGCAATGATGTGGACATAGAATTGAGTCTCAAGGCACTTAGTTGGAAAAAGCACGAAGAAACACGAACCCTGATTTATAATCGAACAATTCCACTCGTGAGAAAAAACATCGCTATAAGTAGTTTTGGGATTGGTTAA
- a CDS encoding IS1595 family transposase, with translation MNLIDVFERFPDQESCIEHLERVRWRGTPYCPHCGSVTVKRKKEDGVGRVGRWNCHDCNASFKVTHGTVFHGTKIELQKWFLAISLILNAKKGLSSYQLQRDLDLNQKTAWYILIRIRAEMARKTNSIVLQGIIEADETYIGGKPRKENKKEDREPAKRGRGTDKTAVIGAVERGGKVVAEVAKGLTGRHILEFIRRIVNMRESELMTDEYYAYNTLSNQLKHHVINHQEQYVDGDKHTNTIEGFWSLLKRAWYGSHHHYQTLYMPLYVAERCYVYNYRNLECIFTKFVNESILRC, from the coding sequence ATGAACCTCATAGATGTTTTTGAGCGTTTCCCTGATCAAGAGAGTTGCATCGAGCATCTGGAGCGTGTCAGATGGCGTGGAACGCCATACTGTCCGCATTGTGGTAGTGTCACCGTCAAACGCAAGAAAGAGGACGGCGTAGGACGTGTAGGACGCTGGAACTGCCATGATTGTAATGCTTCCTTCAAAGTAACACACGGCACAGTGTTTCACGGAACGAAGATTGAGTTGCAGAAGTGGTTTCTGGCGATCTCGCTTATACTTAATGCCAAGAAAGGACTCTCCAGTTACCAACTTCAGCGCGATTTAGACTTGAATCAGAAAACGGCTTGGTATATCCTGATTAGAATACGTGCTGAAATGGCACGGAAAACAAACTCAATTGTCCTACAGGGCATCATAGAAGCCGATGAGACGTACATAGGCGGTAAACCTCGTAAGGAAAACAAGAAAGAAGACAGAGAACCTGCTAAGCGCGGGCGCGGTACCGATAAAACTGCAGTTATTGGCGCAGTTGAACGAGGGGGCAAGGTTGTCGCTGAAGTTGCGAAAGGACTCACCGGACGACACATCCTTGAGTTTATCCGTCGTATTGTGAACATGAGAGAATCAGAACTCATGACGGATGAATACTACGCCTACAATACCCTTAGTAACCAACTCAAACACCACGTTATCAACCACCAAGAGCAGTATGTAGATGGCGATAAACATACCAACACCATAGAGGGCTTCTGGTCACTTCTCAAGCGCGCTTGGTACGGTTCACACCACCACTACCAGACACTTTATATGCCTCTCTACGTTGCTGAACGTTGCTATGTTTACAACTACCGAAATCTTGAGTGTATTTTCACGAAGTTTGTCAATGAATCTATTCTAAGATGTTAG
- a CDS encoding TIR domain-containing protein, giving the protein MKKKVRVFLSFEFGRDNELHYNFYSQAALYSQYEIIDYSLNEPYHPDARWLEKARKQIALSDIVIVMVGQDTHNATGVEKEVGEAHQLKKPIFQVRPQGRTHGEVRGAGEVVPWKWKRIDATITQKLLK; this is encoded by the coding sequence ATGAAAAAAAAGGTTCGTGTATTTTTGAGTTTTGAGTTTGGTAGAGATAATGAACTGCATTACAACTTCTACTCACAGGCGGCACTGTATTCACAATATGAGATAATAGATTATTCACTCAATGAGCCGTATCATCCGGATGCACGTTGGCTCGAGAAAGCACGCAAGCAGATTGCTCTCTCGGATATCGTTATCGTGATGGTCGGACAGGATACACATAACGCCACAGGTGTTGAAAAAGAGGTAGGAGAGGCTCATCAGTTAAAGAAACCAATATTTCAGGTGCGTCCACAGGGACGAACGCACGGTGAAGTCCGCGGAGCGGGTGAAGTGGTTCCGTGGAAATGGAAGCGGATTGACGCGACGATTACCCAGAAATTATTGAAATGA
- a CDS encoding helix-turn-helix transcriptional regulator, producing MLRFSENLNREIAKSDLTQVEIASELGIRQSAVSQWCTGVSKPNRRNLYKLASLLNTTADKLTE from the coding sequence ATCTTAAGGTTTTCAGAAAACCTCAACAGAGAGATTGCTAAAAGCGATCTCACACAAGTTGAAATCGCCTCAGAACTCGGAATACGGCAATCGGCAGTTTCCCAGTGGTGTACCGGAGTCAGCAAGCCGAACCGGCGAAATCTATACAAACTCGCATCACTGCTGAATACAACTGCTGATAAACTGACTGAATAA